The following proteins are encoded in a genomic region of Strix aluco isolate bStrAlu1 chromosome 23, bStrAlu1.hap1, whole genome shotgun sequence:
- the FXYD6 gene encoding FXYD domain-containing ion transport regulator 6 isoform X2 — translation MEAVLLFLCSLLVPAAVADAATQEKEEDPFNYDYQSLRIGGLVFAVVLFTVGILLILSRRCRCSFNQKPRAPGDEEAQAENLITSNATGAQKAEN, via the exons ATGGAGGCGGTGCTGCTCTTCCTGTGCTCGCTCCTGGTGCCAGCGGCCGTGGCAGACG CGGCCACccaagagaaggaggaggaccCCTTTAACTATG ATTACCAGAGCCTGAGGATTGGGGGGCTGGTGTTTGCCGTGGTCCTGTTCACCGTTGGCATTCTCCTTATACTCA GCAGGAGGTGCAGGTGCAGTTTCAACCAGAAGCCCAG GGCTCCGGGGGACGAGGAGGCTCAGGCTGAGAACCTGATCACCTCGAACG CAACGGGAGCGCAGAAAGCGGAGAACTGA
- the FXYD6 gene encoding FXYD domain-containing ion transport regulator 6 isoform X3 has translation MYGHRAPSLGSSSTGGGRGGSPQPAPALRSLRLAPSKETQLPRPLPLARGVPRARSAWAGWQDGGQPLPRPPSPLGRRTKDARGHLIVAMEAVLLFLCSLLVPAAVADAATQEKEEDPFNYDYQSLRIGGLVFAVVLFTVGILLILSRRCRCSFNQKPRAPGDEEAQAENLITSNATGAQKAEN, from the exons ATGTATGGCCACCGAGCCCCGtcgctgggcagcagcagcacagggggcgGCCGGGGAGGCAGCCCCCAACCTGCCCCCGCGCTCCGGAGCCTCCGGCTCGCTCCCTCGAAGGAGACGCAACTGCCAAGGCCTCTCCCCCTGGCAAGAGGCGTCCCCCGGGCCCGCAGCGCCTGGGCCGGCTGGCAGGATGGAGGGcagccgctcccccggccccccaGTCCCCTCGGGAGGAGGACAAAGGACGCTCGGGGACACTTGATAG TGGCCATGGAGGCGGTGCTGCTCTTCCTGTGCTCGCTCCTGGTGCCAGCGGCCGTGGCAGACG CGGCCACccaagagaaggaggaggaccCCTTTAACTATG ATTACCAGAGCCTGAGGATTGGGGGGCTGGTGTTTGCCGTGGTCCTGTTCACCGTTGGCATTCTCCTTATACTCA GCAGGAGGTGCAGGTGCAGTTTCAACCAGAAGCCCAG GGCTCCGGGGGACGAGGAGGCTCAGGCTGAGAACCTGATCACCTCGAACG CAACGGGAGCGCAGAAAGCGGAGAACTGA
- the FXYD6 gene encoding FXYD domain-containing ion transport regulator 6 isoform X1 produces the protein MAMEAVLLFLCSLLVPAAVADAATQEKEEDPFNYDYQSLRIGGLVFAVVLFTVGILLILSRRCRCSFNQKPRAPGDEEAQAENLITSNATGAQKAEN, from the exons A TGGCCATGGAGGCGGTGCTGCTCTTCCTGTGCTCGCTCCTGGTGCCAGCGGCCGTGGCAGACG CGGCCACccaagagaaggaggaggaccCCTTTAACTATG ATTACCAGAGCCTGAGGATTGGGGGGCTGGTGTTTGCCGTGGTCCTGTTCACCGTTGGCATTCTCCTTATACTCA GCAGGAGGTGCAGGTGCAGTTTCAACCAGAAGCCCAG GGCTCCGGGGGACGAGGAGGCTCAGGCTGAGAACCTGATCACCTCGAACG CAACGGGAGCGCAGAAAGCGGAGAACTGA